The proteins below are encoded in one region of Candidatus Zixiibacteriota bacterium:
- the mazG gene encoding nucleoside triphosphate pyrophosphohydrolase, protein MTDFKSKVLDRNVPPIERLTTLMAFLRSSEGCAWDRKQTHSSLLPYLIEEAYEVVEAVESGDFGALREELGDLLCQVVFHAQLASEAGYFVLDDSITQLVEKLIARHPHVFGDKKELSPQEVRDQWEQIKIESEEKKSVLGGIPRGMPALTMAYRIGEKAAGIGFDWKEATDVVEKLDEEITEIKEALAAGDTDQAIDEVGDLLFAASSLSRKLGTDPELVLKKALNKFHRRFERLEERVRQSGKRFQELSLEQLEAIWQEIK, encoded by the coding sequence ATGACTGATTTCAAGAGCAAAGTTCTGGACCGCAATGTCCCACCTATTGAGCGTTTGACTACCCTTATGGCTTTCCTGCGGTCGTCGGAGGGCTGTGCCTGGGACCGCAAGCAAACTCACAGCAGCCTCCTACCTTATCTTATCGAGGAGGCTTATGAAGTTGTAGAAGCGGTTGAATCGGGCGATTTTGGAGCTCTCAGGGAGGAATTGGGGGATCTTCTGTGTCAGGTTGTATTTCATGCTCAGTTGGCTTCGGAGGCGGGGTATTTTGTTCTGGATGATTCCATCACGCAGTTGGTTGAGAAGCTGATTGCCAGACACCCGCATGTCTTTGGCGACAAGAAGGAGCTATCGCCCCAGGAAGTCCGCGACCAATGGGAACAGATCAAGATCGAATCTGAGGAGAAAAAATCTGTCCTGGGCGGAATTCCACGCGGTATGCCGGCTCTGACGATGGCCTATCGAATCGGCGAAAAAGCTGCTGGGATTGGATTCGACTGGAAAGAAGCGACTGACGTAGTGGAGAAACTGGACGAAGAGATCACCGAGATAAAAGAGGCGCTGGCAGCGGGGGATACAGATCAAGCGATTGACGAAGTTGGCGATCTGTTGTTTGCGGCTTCATCCCTGTCTCGAAAGTTGGGGACCGACCCGGAGTTGGTGCTCAAGAAAGCCTTGAACAAGTTCCACCGGCGTTTTGAGAGGCTTGAGGAACGGGTACGCCAGTCTGGCAAGCGTTTTCAAGAATTGAGCCTGGAACAGCTTGAGGCGATTTGGCAGGAAATCAAGTAG
- a CDS encoding valine--tRNA ligase: MSKENQTKTKKSAAYSPTEIENRLYERWLEMGTFTGDAGSSRPPYSIVIPPPNVTDVLHLGHALNNVIQDILIRRHRMQGCEAVWIPGADHAGIATQVMVEKQLTKEGTTRREMGREKFLERTSEWAYGNKDKILNQLRKIGCSCDWSRTRFTLDEGLSRGVFEVFKHLYEKGWIYRGHRIVNWCPSCQTALSDDEVEHQESDSFLWYIKYKLKGSDEFLTVATTRPETMLGDTALAVAPKDTRYKKYVGKTVILPILEREIPIVADNFVDPEFGTGVVKVTPAHDPNDFEIGRRHDLEEINILNTDGSLNGNTGKFKGLDRYEGRKQVVEELEKKGLLEKTEKYQLSAGTCYRCHTVIEPYLSNQWFVKMDELAAPAIEAVKTGKIRFHPDYWSKTYLHWMENIRDWCISRQLWWGHRIPIWYAEDGTMFVSADRPTAKDCPGYDPETLVQDEDVLDTWFSSWLWPFSTMGWPDKTAELEHFYPTKVLVTASEIIFLWVARMVMSGYEFMGEAPFSDVYIHGTVRDANGVKMSKSLGNGIDPLEIIDKYGTDALRISMVLATPDGQDPWIGKNTFEMGRNFINKLHQVSRFVMMRLDGRPAVIDKVDEDDLVIFDRWILSRLDRTIETTDKAFDNYQLSNASKNLYNFIWNDYCSWYVELIKPDSPGEPIREGSLNVATYVLWKIISLLHPFAPFVTEKIGLEIQGLDETSGTTLSSSAWPTTDGHFKNDALEHDLSQIQTVVTAVRSVRAELNVPPGKKSDLYIRVDNKALGDLLQDHLEYFRSLVRVENLYTDTDIKKPALAASAIISGAEIFIPLEGLIDIEVEKKRLQKELANLTKQLEKVSKKLANADFLANAPADVIEREKTKKSDYQGRIEKLNTNLEQILGW; this comes from the coding sequence ATGAGCAAGGAAAACCAGACCAAGACAAAGAAGTCGGCGGCATACTCGCCCACCGAAATTGAGAACCGTCTGTACGAACGATGGCTCGAAATGGGCACTTTCACCGGCGATGCCGGATCCAGTCGGCCACCGTATTCAATTGTTATTCCGCCCCCCAATGTCACCGATGTGCTGCATCTGGGCCACGCGCTTAATAACGTCATCCAGGACATTCTTATCCGGCGTCACCGAATGCAGGGCTGCGAGGCAGTCTGGATTCCGGGCGCGGACCATGCCGGCATTGCAACCCAGGTAATGGTCGAAAAACAGCTCACCAAAGAGGGCACTACCCGCCGCGAAATGGGCCGCGAGAAATTCCTCGAACGAACCAGTGAGTGGGCTTACGGTAATAAAGACAAAATCCTCAACCAACTGAGAAAGATCGGTTGTAGTTGTGACTGGAGCCGGACCAGATTCACCCTCGATGAAGGTTTGTCGCGAGGTGTGTTTGAGGTCTTCAAACACCTGTATGAAAAAGGCTGGATATATCGCGGACATCGTATCGTCAACTGGTGTCCGTCGTGCCAGACAGCCCTCTCGGACGATGAGGTCGAACACCAAGAAAGCGATAGCTTTCTGTGGTACATCAAGTACAAACTCAAAGGCTCCGATGAATTCCTGACCGTTGCCACCACCCGGCCCGAAACAATGCTGGGTGATACTGCTCTGGCCGTCGCCCCCAAGGATACCCGCTACAAGAAGTATGTAGGTAAAACCGTTATCCTCCCCATTCTTGAACGGGAAATCCCGATTGTGGCCGACAACTTTGTTGACCCTGAGTTCGGCACGGGCGTAGTCAAAGTCACTCCGGCCCACGATCCCAACGATTTCGAAATCGGGAGACGTCATGACCTGGAGGAAATCAATATCCTCAACACCGACGGTAGCCTCAACGGTAACACCGGTAAATTTAAGGGTCTGGATCGCTACGAAGGTCGCAAACAAGTGGTTGAGGAGCTCGAAAAGAAAGGCTTGCTGGAGAAGACCGAAAAGTACCAACTCAGCGCTGGAACTTGTTATCGTTGCCATACGGTGATAGAACCGTACTTGTCTAATCAGTGGTTTGTAAAAATGGACGAGTTGGCCGCTCCAGCTATCGAAGCCGTCAAGACCGGCAAGATTCGGTTTCATCCCGATTACTGGTCCAAGACTTACCTCCACTGGATGGAAAATATTCGCGACTGGTGTATCTCACGGCAACTCTGGTGGGGACATCGTATTCCCATCTGGTATGCTGAGGACGGCACCATGTTTGTATCCGCCGACCGTCCCACCGCCAAGGATTGCCCGGGGTATGATCCGGAAACTTTGGTGCAGGACGAAGACGTTCTTGATACCTGGTTCTCTTCCTGGCTCTGGCCATTTTCCACGATGGGATGGCCCGACAAAACTGCCGAGCTGGAGCATTTCTACCCAACCAAGGTGCTCGTAACCGCCTCAGAGATCATCTTCCTGTGGGTTGCCCGAATGGTAATGTCGGGTTACGAATTCATGGGCGAAGCTCCTTTTAGTGATGTCTATATCCATGGCACCGTGCGCGACGCCAATGGCGTTAAAATGTCCAAATCTCTCGGCAATGGTATTGATCCCCTGGAGATAATTGATAAGTACGGCACCGATGCTTTGCGTATCTCGATGGTGCTGGCCACTCCCGACGGCCAGGACCCCTGGATAGGCAAGAACACATTTGAGATGGGGCGCAATTTCATTAATAAACTGCACCAGGTTTCGCGGTTTGTCATGATGCGTCTCGATGGTCGGCCGGCTGTTATTGATAAAGTTGATGAAGATGACCTCGTAATCTTCGACCGCTGGATTTTATCGCGGCTGGATAGGACTATCGAAACTACGGATAAGGCGTTCGATAATTACCAGCTTTCGAATGCGTCCAAGAATCTGTACAACTTCATCTGGAATGACTACTGTTCGTGGTATGTTGAACTGATCAAACCGGACTCTCCGGGCGAGCCGATTCGCGAGGGATCACTAAACGTCGCCACTTACGTACTGTGGAAAATCATCAGCCTGCTACACCCGTTTGCGCCGTTTGTCACCGAGAAAATCGGTCTTGAAATACAGGGGCTGGACGAAACCAGCGGCACAACTTTGTCCTCAAGTGCCTGGCCAACTACCGATGGGCATTTCAAGAATGATGCCCTGGAGCACGACCTCAGCCAGATTCAGACAGTGGTCACAGCCGTGCGCTCGGTGCGGGCCGAGTTGAATGTTCCACCGGGGAAAAAGTCCGATCTGTACATTCGAGTTGACAATAAGGCTCTTGGTGACCTGCTTCAAGATCACCTTGAGTATTTTCGATCCTTGGTACGAGTAGAGAACCTGTACACCGATACTGACATCAAGAAACCTGCCCTGGCTGCCTCGGCTATTATTTCCGGAGCGGAGATTTTCATCCCGCTGGAAGGTCTGATCGACATTGAGGTCGAGAAAAAACGCCTTCAGAAAGAACTGGCCAATCTGACCAAACAGCTTGAAAAGGTCTCTAAAAAACTAGCTAACGCCGATTTCCTGGCCAACGCTCCGGCTGATGTCATCGAACGGGAAAAGACCAAAAAATCAGATTACCAGGGACGGATCGAGAAACTCAACACCAATCTCGAACAAATC
- a CDS encoding citryl-CoA lyase, which produces MADQNWKTAITDIGPGKINVRGYGITDIMENLSYAETVFLILKGELPSKAEAELMNAVLVASIDHGSSPPSVLGTRTVMSGGNSLNAAIAGGVLVIGDTHGGAIEQSAKIMQEWAKKDDDPAELASQLVAWLKENKKRMPGFGHRLHNVDPRTGKLFEIAARHGYSGQHIELCKAIETALAEKLGKKLPINVDGAIAAVISDMGFDWRLGKGFFIISRVPGLLAHAYEEMTRERPMRKLGPPPFEYDGPPDREIK; this is translated from the coding sequence ATGGCAGACCAAAACTGGAAAACAGCTATCACCGACATAGGACCCGGCAAGATCAATGTTCGCGGCTACGGCATCACTGATATCATGGAAAACCTCTCCTATGCGGAGACTGTATTCCTGATTCTCAAAGGGGAACTGCCTTCCAAAGCAGAAGCAGAACTGATGAATGCTGTTCTGGTCGCTTCGATTGACCACGGTTCTTCTCCTCCGTCGGTCCTGGGCACACGGACAGTCATGTCCGGTGGCAATTCGCTCAATGCGGCTATTGCGGGTGGTGTGCTCGTAATTGGCGATACTCACGGTGGTGCGATTGAGCAATCAGCTAAAATAATGCAGGAATGGGCTAAGAAAGATGACGATCCCGCTGAATTGGCATCACAACTTGTTGCCTGGCTCAAAGAAAACAAAAAACGCATGCCCGGTTTTGGCCACCGTCTGCACAATGTTGACCCCCGCACCGGCAAACTGTTTGAGATCGCTGCCCGTCATGGCTACAGCGGCCAGCACATAGAGCTGTGCAAAGCAATTGAAACAGCGCTGGCTGAGAAACTGGGAAAGAAACTGCCGATCAACGTCGATGGAGCCATCGCAGCTGTGATTTCCGATATGGGCTTTGACTGGCGTCTGGGGAAAGGCTTTTTCATCATTTCTCGCGTACCGGGATTGCTGGCTCATGCCTACGAAGAAATGACGCGTGAACGACCTATGCGTAAGCTTGGTCCACCTCCGTTCGAATATGACGGTCCTCCTGACCGGGAGATTAAGTAG